The proteins below come from a single Aspergillus oryzae RIB40 DNA, chromosome 5 genomic window:
- a CDS encoding uncharacterized protein (predicted protein) gives MQKRKQYLGAEDFYNGKRSAPFLNTMKVSVPNPMLGLRLLDSKLAAIPIIVAFAPIKVIAAGGFFAVAHLKNRQTTKDLDYLLEPDWANDDDIKQSLREAIVQVADELGYPQNWANDDVALFVTKQARQLLMDLALKQNIVLWSGNQITVLSAPVEWALERKLRRIYAADRGRKAELDLSDALAMLNLLKNDKGGRLDMEYYRTLNINGFDVVPDRVTMQRVSAAYKAKYNDEVFF, from the coding sequence atgcagaagagaaaacaatATCTAGGAGCTGAAGACTTCTACAATGGCAAGAGATCAGCACCCTTTCTCAATACAATGAAAGTTTCTGTCCCTAACCCTATGCTAGGTCTCAGATTGTTGGATTCCAAGTTGGCAGCGATTCCGATCATCGTCGCTTTCGCACCCATTAAAGTCATCGCCGCCGGGGGATTTTTCGCCGTGGCACATCTCAAGAACCGGCAAACCACCAAGGATCTAGACTACCTGCTGGAACCCGACTGGGCCAACGACGATGACATCAAACAATCGCTTCGCGAGGCAATTGTGCAAGTAGCAGATGAGCTGGGCTACCCGCAAAACTGGGCGAATGACGATGTTGCGCTGTTTGTAACCAAACAAGCGAGGCAGTTGCTGATGGACCTGGCTTTGAAACAGAATATTGTCCTTTGGTCCGGTAATCAGATTACCGTTCTTTCGGCACCGGTCGAATGGGCACTGGAACGGAAATTGCGACGCATTTACGCGGCAGACCGGGGTCGGAAAGCGGAACTGGATCTATCTGACGCGCTGGCGATGCTGAATCTCTTGAAGAATGACAAAGGGGGAAGACTGGACATGGAATATTATCGCACATTGAATATCAACGGCTTCGACGTGGTCCCGGATCGCGTGACGATGCAACGCGTGTCGGCCGCTTACAAGGCAAAATACAACGATgaagtcttcttctga
- a CDS encoding uncharacterized protein (predicted protein), with product MSPPPRKKSLRLRLYQWLWRLRNISSPLRLRGSLVRLRRFHESPLLALIRLLIPFPQWKFPVPDPVAPIDILGNVELEENKLEYLDDLRSIPLWRLRDTPMRSLYRMYEAMLSGLYEALGPETEYFWYQRNWSLQGIRDPQDADPVRYAILACLVEELVVAFNWRLSLGLRRDRNHIMRETGKDSLPPYAPLSGPIWTSSVPAISPKDLDRFPPEYVSDDRKLVLEADGLNKVFARRNIVTNVGWLYTI from the coding sequence ATGTCCCCTCCACCCCGCAAAAAGTCTTTACGCTTGAGGCTGTACCAATGGCTTTGGCGACTTCGGAATATCAGCTCACCATTGCGGCTCCGAGGCAGCCTGGTCCGACTACGCCGATTCCATGAAAGCCCCCTCCTCGCTCTGATCCGTCTATTGATTCCATTCCCACAGTGGAAATTTCCCGTTCCGGACCCGGTCGCGCCCATTGATATCCTCGGCAAtgtggagctggaagaaaataagCTAGAGTACTTGGACGACCTACGGAGTATCCCATTATGGCGTTTGCGAGACACCCCCATGCGGTCCCTCTACCGAATGTATGAAGCAATGTTATCCGGCTTGTACGAGGCGCTCGGTCCTGAAACGGAATACTTTTGGTATCAGCGGAACTGGTCGTTGCAGGGTATTCGCGACCCACAGGATGCCGACCCGGTGCGATATGCCATTCTAGCGTGTCTGGTGGAAGAACTTGTCGTTGCTTTCAACTGGCGTCTGAGTTTAGGTCTGCGCCGGGACCGTAACCATATTATGCGAGAAACGGGAAAGGACTCCTTGCCTCCGTATGCGCCCCTCTCGGGGCCGATCTGGACAAGTTCGGTGCCAGCAATTTCCCCGAAAGACCTCGACCGGTTTCCACCTGAGTATGTTTCTGACGACCGCAAGCTCGTGCTGGAGGCAGATGGATTGAACAAAGTCTTTGCTCGTCGAAATATCGTCACGAATGTTGGCTGGCTTTACACCATCTGA
- a CDS encoding uncharacterized protein (predicted hydrolase (HAD superfamily)), with the protein MSQLQDYRLLTFDVYGTLVDWEGGILAALQTSLHRNDTQLSREHILHVFHELERDQQARTPEMQYSDLLSTIHPTLLQQLGLPTPTAEESKAFGESVGHWPAFADTVDALKQLSKHYKLVVLSNVDRESFAKTNAGSLQGFPFDLVITAQDIGSYKPDINNFKHMLSAVKERFGVEPSQVLQTAQSQFHDHHPARKVGIKSVWIVRPGAIMGNLDETVYDWKFDTLGDMADAVEAGN; encoded by the coding sequence ATGTCTCAGCTTCAAGACTACCGTCTCCTGACATTTGATGTCTACGGCACCCTGGTCGACTGGGAAGGAGGCATTTTGGCTGCTCTCCAAACGTCTCTTCATAGAAACGACACTCAATTGTCCCGTGAGCATATTCTTCACGTCTTCCATGAGCTGGAGCGGGATCAACAAGCCAGAACACCAGAAATGCAGTACTCCGATCTTCTCTCTACCATCCACCCTACACTGCTGCAACAACTAGGCCTCCCCACTCCCACtgctgaagaaagcaaagcttTCGGTGAATCGGTGGGCCATTGGCCAGCCTTTGCAGACACCGTCGACGCATTGAAACAATTATCGAAGCATTACAAGCTCGTGGTCCTATCCAATGTCGACCGTGAGTCGTTTGCCAAGACCAATGCTGGCAGTCTTCAAGGCTTTCCCTTCGATCTAGTCATCACGGCACAGGATATCGGATCATATAAGCCCGATATCAACAACTTCAAGCACATGCTAAGCGCTGTCAAGGAGAGATTCGGGGTTGAGCCCAGTCAGGTGCTCCAAACCGCGCAGAGCCAGTTCCATGACCATCACCCTGCGCGGAAGGTTGGCATCAAGTCCGTGTGGATTGTACGTCCAGGAGCTATCATGGGCAATCTTGATGAAACGGTCTATGATTGGAAGTTTGACACGTTGGGAGACATGGCGGATGCAGTAGAGGCAGGCAATTGA
- a CDS encoding uncharacterized protein (permeases of the major facilitator superfamily) yields the protein MGDTKDNVISEQSSVHDDRKDNTLHYASRGQALSDESTGAGDIAGFDAEWMRARTSLTADEEKKLLRRVDWHIMPLCAIMFLLKNIDSENVANAKIMNKGTDRNILTQLGMTTDQYNLVTVLYYISWGIALACHAAVKNKEGLYAVRFLLGLFEAGLFPGVILQLCYWYRPDEMSLRLLYFFSGSHGLSGWQWLFLTEGVITVAFGISLIFIFPDFPPQAKWLTDKEKAFIQARLPGNAPRAEEINFNFREILDSLRDRRLWLFTLIWAFFTVGTHGLRFYQPTVIANLGFTDIATSQLLNIPTSVLTVICIGVFGIWADSSRLPRPLYPLSFLAVILACYGVLYSFPSNGAVYAVTVIANALGSAWYPLMWPWRVQTTSRATGSAFSIKAWRGQEYNCLSVVQQLSGEAIARSQCISRSIRPASNIVPGDAHLHIFAISSVWPEVRKD from the exons ATGGGAGATACGAAAGACAATGTCATCAGTGAGCAAAGCTCTGTCCATGATGACAGGAAGGACAATACTCTTCACTATGCAAGTCGTGGCCAGGCTCTCAGCGATGAGAGCACTGGTGCTGGCGATATTGCGGGATTTGATGCCGAGTGGATGAGGGCACGAACCTCCCTAACTgccgacgaagagaagaagttaTTGCGTCGGGTTGATTGGCATATTATGCCTCTTTGTGCGATAATGTTCCTGCTGAAGAATATAGATTCCGAAAAT GTCGCGAATGCaaagatcatgaacaaggGAACAGACCGAAATATTCTGACACAACTCGGCATGACCACGGATCAATATAATCTCGTTACGGTTCTCTattat ATCAGTTGGGGAATTGCCCTAGCCTGCCATGCAGCAGtcaaaaataaagaaggACTGTACGCGGTGCGCTTCCTCCTGGGCTTA TTTGAAGCTGGGTTGTTTCCTGGAGTTATTCTTCAATTATGCTACTGGTATAGGCCTGATGAGATGTCGCTACGATTGCTTTACTTTT TTTCTGGATCTCATGGACTATCTGGTTGGCAATG GCTCTTTCTAACAGAGGGTGTTATCACCGTCGCGTTCGGCATATCTCTGATATTCATATTTCCTGATT TCCCTCCTCAAGCCAAATGGCTTaccgacaaagaaaaagcgtTCATCCAAGCCCGATTACCAGGCAATGCACCCCGAGCCGAAgagatcaacttcaacttccgCGAAATCCTCGACTCACTGAGAGACCGCCGTCTATGGCTTTTTACCCTAATATGGGCCTTCTTTACCGTGGGAACGCACGGTCTACGGTTCTACCAACCGACCGTGATCGCCAACCTAGGGTTCAC GGACATTGCAACATCCCAGCTTCTCAACATCCCTACCTCCGTCCTCACAGTCATCTGCATCGGCGTTTTCGGTATTTGGGCTGACAGCTCCCGTCTTCCCCGACCTCTTTACCCACTGTCTTTTCTGGCCGTCATTCTAGCCTGTTACGGTGTCCTCTACAGCTTCCCCAGCAACGGCGCCGTCTATGCCGTGACTGTCATCGCCAATGCACTAGGCAGCGCGTGGTACCCGTTGATGTGGCCGTGGCGCGTACAAACCACGAGCCGTGCGACTGGCTCGGCCTTCTCCATAAAGGCGTGGAGAGGCCAGGAGTATAATTGTCTGTCGGTAGTCCAACAATTGTCCGGTGAAGCAATAGCTCGTTCACAGTGCATCTCTCGTTCGATAAGACCAGCTTCAAATATAGTTCCAGGTGACGCTCATCTCCATATCTTTGCCATCAGCTCCGTCTGGCC AGAAGTTCGTAAAGACTGA
- a CDS encoding uncharacterized protein (permeases of the major facilitator superfamily) — translation MEKIAGSTVLSDVGESNSELGTEDERRKALLQSFTPEEDKQIRRKIDRRFLFLIGMMYIIKTIDYTNAASVKVLQVGEDRNILNELRMTSDEYNWVQSIYFISYIVFEVPSNLLLKRLTPRLWQSRIMLTWGIVLACHAAAKNKETLWAMRFLLGMCEAGMFPGIAAQLCGWYRSDEMGKPIMWMFGFQNTSGIVGSLIAYGISYMNGLCGMSAWRWVYLLEGLFTILFSGVIYLVLPDWPKSPRTRKWLSEREQDYVEARLSENAPKTADSDFSKEEVIASLKDPRTYAFMLSQVLVNFSGYALTWELPTITTSLGFAGLPRNQLLNIPPSAAAVLAIIFSGWFLKQAYITRPAYTMFCIMGPMLVFFILLTVLESRVGIYISCVLGNMFYSVYFIPFWAWRTSSLKGTTGAAFTLAFQSCVGQVGGVIGPQLFQSKFAYNGYKTPFGICAGVIGAACLANLWTWWLTRNVEWDVRRIRRLRIKEERQGRIYADDDVKVYQERQFYSGVAKKGSETNAVEAV, via the exons ATGGAGAAAATCGCAGGCTCGACAGTATTATCTGACGTTGGAGAAAGCAACTCCGAGCTTGGAACcgaagatgagagaagaaaagccctACTCCAATCTTTCACGCCGGAAGAGGACAAGCAAATCCGAAGAAAGATTGACAGGCGGTTCTTATTTTTGATCGGCATGATGTACATTATCAAAACT ATTGATTATACCAATGCGGCCTCCGTCAAGGTGTTGcaagttggagaagaccgCAATATTCTAAACGAACTTAGAATGACATCGGACGAATACAATTGGGTTCAGTCTATTTATTTT ATCAGCTACATTGTCTTCGAAGTGCCAAGCAATCTTTTACTGAAGCGGCTCACGCCGCGCTTATGGCAGTCGCGAATCATGTTAACTTGGGGTATTGTCCTTGCCTGCCATGCAGCAgccaagaacaaagagactCTCTGGGCGATGCGCTTCCTCCTTGGGATGTGCGAAGCAGGCATGTTTCCAGGCATAGCTGCCCAGTTATGCGGCTGGTACCGCAGCGATGAGATGGGGAAGCCCATCATGTGGATGTTCGGCTTCCAGAATACGTCTGGAATCGTAGGTTCGCTAATAGCATATGGAATATCATACATGAACGGGTTATGCGGAATGAGCGCATGGCGATG GGTCTATTTATTAGAAGGACTATTCACCATCCTCTTTTCCGGAGTCATCTACCTTGTCCTACCAGATTGGCCCAAGTCACCTAGGACCAGAAAGTGGCTTTCAGAGCGCGAACAAGACTACGTCGAAGCACGACTATCCGAGAACGCACCCAAAACAGCAGACTCCGACTTttccaaagaagaagtgatCGCATCACTTAAGGATCCGCGAACCTACGCCTTCATGCTATCCCAGGTTCTCGTCAACTTCTCAGGATACGCACTAACATGGGAGCTTCCCACTATCACCACCAGTCTTGGATTTGCCGGCCTTCCACGCAATCAGTTGCTTAATATCCCGCCCTCCGCAGCGGCTGTTCTGGCGATTATCTTCTCAGGCTGGTTTCTGAAACAGGCATATATCACTCGCCCTGCATACACTATGTTTTGTATCATGGGGCCGATGCTTGTGTTTTTTATCTTGCTAACAGTCTTGGAATCACGTGTTGGGATCTATATCTCCTGTGTGTTGGGTAATATGTTTTATTCGGTATATTTCATTCCGTTCTGGGCAT GGCGAACATCCTCCCTAAAAGGGACAACTGGCGCCGCATTTACATTAGCTTTCCAGTCCTGCGTTGGTCAAGTTGGCGGCGTTATCGGACCGCAACTTTTCCAGTCTAAATTTGCGTACAACGGATACAAAACACCGTTTGGGATTTGTGCCGGTGTCATTGGTGCAGCCTGTCTCGCGAACCTGTGGACGTGGTGGTTGACCAGGAACGTTGAGTGGGATGTCCGTAGAATCCGTCGGTTGAGAATCAAAGAGGAGAGGCAGGGTCGTATATACGCCGACGATGATGTAAAGGTCTATCAGGAACGACAGTTCTACAGTGGGGTTGCAAAGAAGGGCTCTGAGACGAATGCGGTTGAGGCAGTATAA
- a CDS encoding uncharacterized protein (synaptic vesicle transporter SVOP and related transporters (major facilitator superfamily)) → MPPTLLATNARTLTVKPFFHVRFVSGSAAGDAECKPPTERMKIGIYDASITNTNCFVCVRRTGWFFDILAMTSPTTSPPNQPCSVAKEEEPSKLVTAPAKSPASAVIQPPPYTAFSRPKRVFILAVVTVAGFLGPLAGNIYLPALPVLEHEFQVSAAAINATVSVFMAVFGFGPLFWSSYADWKGRRPLYLISLIVYIIANVLMAVLPTNFGALVFLRIVQAFGSSAVVSMGAGTVADITQPKRRARAMSYFMLGPQCGPILGPILGGAIVGQASWRWIFAFLAILAVVLWPIMLLFQPETLRARVGNGKPYSNKGWILWPPTPFSCLAPESERGPPPPKPTLKGYWRLFTYPPIGIVSVNTAILYSSYFGIAVQLPTALENVYHWNSTEVGAGYVAVGIAMVVGSIAGGRWSDWRRARMVNALGEDKVTPEARLRDQIGGILLCAAGFAMFGWFVDRAIHPAAVLFSTFLVGFGMSWIFVTTNAFLTECIRQQAAQAFALGNMLRSPAAAVTAAIIHPLTVRMGWGWCFTGLSILNFVLVGSAMVILRVKSPDWRRRRSAHMAGN, encoded by the exons ATGCCTCCGACGTTGCTTGCAACCAATGCTAGAACACTAACGGTGAAGCCTTTTTTCCATGTACGCTTTGTGTCCGGATCTGCTGCTGGAGATGCAGAGTGTAAACCACCCACCGAGCGCATGAAGATCGGGATATACGATGCCTCGATAACG AACACGAACTGCTTTGTTTGTGTGCGGCGTACGGGTTGGTTCTTCGATATCTTGGCCATGACGAGTCCTACCACCAGTCCACCGAACCAGCCATGCTCGGttgcgaaggaggaggaaccaTCAAAACTTGTGACTGCACCGGCTAAATCACCAGCAAGTGCAGTCATACAGCCGCCGCCCTATACGGCCTTCTCTCGCCCGAAAAGAGTGTTCATTCTTGCGGTGGTGACAGTGGCCGGCTTCTTGGGCCCATTGGCAGGAAACATTTACCTTCCTGCCTTGCCTGTCTTAGAGCATGAGTTTCAAGTAAGCGCTGCAGCTATAAATGCAACCGTCTCGGTCTTCATGGCGGTGTTCGGGTTTGGT CCTCTCTTTTGGTCAAGCTATGCGGATTGGAAGGGGCGAAGACCGCTGTACTTGATATCtttaatagtatatatcATCGCTAATGTTTTAATGGCTGTGCTTCCGACGAACTTTGGTGCTCTGGTGTTTTTGCGCATCGTCCAAGCTTTCGGTTCATCGGCTGTCGTGTCGATGGGTGCTGGTACAGTCGCTGAT ATCACACAACCCAAGCGACGCGCCCGGGCCATGTCTTATTTCATGTTGGGCCCTCAGTGCGGTCCTATTTTGGGTCCGATCCTTGGGGGTGCAATCGTTGGACAAGCAAGCTGGAGATGGATTTTCGCATTCTTGG CAATTCTGGCCGTTGTGCTTTGGCCCATCATGCTTCTATTCCAGCCGGAGACTCTTCGAGCCCGAGTAGGCAACGGAAAGCCGTATAGTAATAAAGGCTGGATACTATGGCCACCCACCCCCTTCTCTTGCCTTGCCCCCGAGTCTGAGCGCGGTCCTCCTCCCCCGAAGCCTACTCTGAAAGGCTACTGGCGTCTCTTCACCTATCCTCCTATTGGCATTGTCTCTGTCAATACCGCCATTCTCTATTCGTCATATTTCGGAATCGCGGTCCAGCTTCCTACAGCATTGGAGAATGTTTATCACTGGAACTCGACTGAGGTCGGAGCTGGATACGTCGCTGTTGGTATTGCGATGGTTGTGGGCTCCATCGCAGGCGGTCGATGGTCCGACTGGCGTCGCGCTCGCATGGTCAACgcgcttggagaagataAAGTCACACCGGAGGCTAGACTTCGGGACCAAATTGGAGGCATATTACTCTGTGCCGCTGGTTTTGCCATGTTCGGCTGGTTTGTGGATAGGGCAATTCACCCGGCGGCAGTGCTATTTTCAACATTCTTAG TGGGATTTGGAATGTCCTGGATCTTCGTGACGACTAATGCCTTCCTTACTGAATGTATCCGCCAGCAGGCTGCCCAGGCCTTTGCGTTGGGAAATATGCTTCGAAGCCCTGCGGCGGCAGTTACTGCGGCCATCATTCATCCACTGACCGTGAGGATGGGATGGGGATGGTGCTTCACAGGGCTGTCGATACTAAATTTTGTTTTAGTCGGTTCAGCGATGGTCATCCTGCGGGTCAAATCTCCTgactggagaaggagaaggtctgctCACATGGCAGGAAATTAG
- a CDS encoding cytochrome P450 (cytochrome P450 CYP4/CYP19/CYP26 subfamilies): MVMHGLCIIIGKALAVGILFLSICIFSRIVPPRYPRNIPAVPFWVTLLSLVRDIDQEDIYRRHIQKPLQTHGAIKIFFAGQWNLLIQRSSYLNEIFRNEDVYQKSGNQKKIPHSVLAEFLGRFPVSPSVALLLTLGPKGDNVISSRGTTWRLYRDIITPGLQGHFDAGLIAANAEELCSSLLAFQNTVGNCGVPVQDLLQQFTIANVSQVLLQANHKPTKGDESSLHQLQLAVKREIFKPIFMNFPVLDRLGKLIPCRVRARNVVEQFSAALQYGVRHGQGTPNASNLGARLMAARDGGVLTGKQFRDNLNVLFVAGQENPQLLLISMLYLLAKHPVSVSCPLKSMELMSQDVQSRLRREIDACSTLDPSNVAFSELPYVTCVIYESLRLLPPISQLINRRTSQDVILGNQIYIPKGTYVGYNCYSTNRDPAVWGPTADEFRPERWGQSNTEISQCYRQRRARAEFVSFHGGSRACLGEKFALLEARVALFVLVSRLSWSLDPEWPDRKTPAGPLYPRALRLIFTERK; this comes from the exons ATGGTCATGCACGGCCTCTGTATCATTATCGGGAAAGCCCTCGCGGTAGGGATCTTGTTTCTCAGCATTTGTATCTTCTCGAGGATTGTACCTCCTCGTTACCCTCGGAATATCCCTGCTGTCCCATTTTGGGTGACTCTGCTTTCCTTGGTTCGTGACATTGACCAAGAGGATATCTACAGAAGGCATATCCAGAAGCCTCTCCAAACCCATGGAGCAATTAAGATATTCTTTGCGGGGCAATGGAATCTGCTTATACAGCGTTCAAGTTATCTCAACGAGATTTTCAGAAACGAGGACGTGTATCAGAAAAGTGGGAACCAAAAGAAGATTCCTCACAGTGTACTTGCTGAGTTCTTAGGTCGATTCCCCGTCTCTCCCTCGGTTGCTCTATTGCTGACACTTGGGCCAAAAGGTGATAACGTCATATCCTCGCGAGGCACGACTTGGCGACTCTATCGAGACATTATCACGCCGGGTCTTCAAGGCCACTTTGACGCAGGGCTTATAGCCGCCAATGCAGAAGAGCTCTGTTCTTCACTTTTAGCATTCCAGAATACAGTTGGCAACTGCGGTGTGCCTGTTCAGGATCTCCTGCAACAGTTCACCATCGCCAATGTTTCCCAAGTACTGTTGCAGGCAAACCAC AAACCCACCAAAGGAGACGAGTCATCGCTTCACCAGCTACAACTAGCTGTAAAGAGAGAGATCTTCAAACCcatcttcatgaactttCCAGTCCTGGACAGACTCGGTAAGCTGATTCCGTGCCGTGTAAGAGCCCGAAACGTGGTGGAACAGTTTTCAGCCGCATTGCAATATGGCGTACGGCATGGACAGGGAACGCCCAATGCTAGTAATCTAGGGGCACGTCTAATGGCTGCGAGGGATGGTGGGGTACTCACAGGGAAGCAATTCCGCGACAACCTGAACGTGCTTTTTGTCGCCGGACAGGAGAACCCGCAACTGCTCCTGATTTCGATGCTGTATTTGCTTGCGAAGCATCCGGTAAGCGTGTCATGTCCTCTGAAGTCGATGGAGCTAATGTCACAGGATGTCCAATCCCGGCTGAGGCGAGAAATCGACGCGTGCAGTACGCTCGATCCCTCGAACGTTGCTTTCAGCGAGCTTCCCTATGTGACATGCGTCATTTACGAgagcctccgcctcctgCCGCCTATATCGCAACTGATCAATCGCAGGACATCGCAAGACGTCATCTTAGGAAATCAGATCTACATACCTAAGGGCACATACGTCGGATACAACTGCTACTCTACCAACCGTGACCCTGCAGTCTGGGGACCGACAGCGGACGAGTTCCGGCCGGAGCGGTGGGGTCAGAGTAACACGGAGATTTCGCAGTGCTACCGCCAGAGGAGAGCCCGTGCGGAAttcgtttctttccatggtgGCAGCCGAGCCTGCTTAGGGGAGAAATTCGCGCTCCTCGAGGCCCGCGTGGCGCTCTTTGTCCTGGTCAGCAGACTCTCATGGTCACTGGATCCAGAATGGCCAGATCGGAAGACTCCG GCTGGTCCGCTGTACCCGCGAGCTCTTCGTTTAATTTTCACCGAACGCAAGTAA